In Geminicoccaceae bacterium, a single window of DNA contains:
- a CDS encoding Hsp20 family protein has translation MRNFDLSPLFRSTVGFDQLDKLLDSALRDSARENSYPPYNIAKLGQDKYRITMAVAGFAEEDLDITAHENMLIVKGQIAKADQNVEFLHRGIAQRAFEHRFQLADHVRVDGASLERGLLSIELRREVPDAMKPRKVQIGGAKRPTVIETSASDAA, from the coding sequence ATGCGTAATTTCGACCTGAGCCCCCTTTTCCGTTCCACGGTCGGTTTCGACCAGCTTGACAAGCTGCTTGACTCGGCCCTTCGCGACAGTGCCCGCGAGAATTCGTATCCGCCCTACAACATCGCAAAGCTGGGGCAGGACAAGTACCGGATCACCATGGCTGTTGCCGGTTTTGCCGAGGAAGACCTCGACATCACCGCCCATGAGAACATGCTGATCGTCAAGGGTCAGATTGCCAAGGCTGACCAGAATGTCGAATTCCTTCATCGGGGGATTGCCCAGCGCGCCTTCGAACATCGTTTCCAGTTGGCGGATCATGTCCGCGTCGACGGTGCATCCCTGGAGCGCGGCTTGCTGAGTATCGAACTGCGCCGTGAAGTCCCCGATGCGATGAAGCCCCGCAAGGTGCAGATTGGTGGTGCAAAGCGACCGACCGTCATTGAGACGTCGGCCAGTGACGCCGCCTGA
- a CDS encoding DUF523 domain-containing protein, with amino-acid sequence MRILVSACLLGHAVRYDGGHRRLGDHRLESWRREGALVPFCPEVAAGLAVPRPPAEIEPGKDADDVLNGRGRILTSSGEDVSQAFMDGAARALAEVLAHRCRFALLTDGSPSCGSTFVYSGHFDGRRQVGLGVVAALLTRHGVAVYPAHEIGALAADREIALSELNIFR; translated from the coding sequence ATGCGTATCCTTGTCAGTGCCTGTTTGCTGGGGCACGCTGTTCGATATGATGGCGGGCATCGCCGGCTTGGGGATCATCGGCTTGAAAGCTGGCGCAGGGAAGGAGCGCTGGTGCCCTTCTGTCCCGAGGTGGCCGCCGGCCTGGCGGTTCCGCGTCCTCCGGCGGAAATCGAACCCGGCAAGGATGCCGATGACGTGCTGAATGGCAGGGGCCGAATCCTCACCAGTTCCGGCGAGGACGTCAGTCAGGCGTTCATGGATGGTGCGGCCAGGGCGCTGGCCGAGGTGCTGGCTCATCGCTGCCGGTTTGCCCTGCTCACCGATGGCAGCCCGTCCTGTGGCTCGACCTTCGTCTATTCCGGCCATTTCGACGGACGCAGGCAGGTGGGGCTGGGGGTGGTCGCAGCGCTGCTGACACGCCACGGGGTCGCGGTCTATCCTGCACATGAGATCGGGGCGTTGGCCGCCGATCGGGAAATTGCCTTGTCTGAGTTGAATATCTTCCGATAG
- a CDS encoding gamma-glutamyl-gamma-aminobutyrate hydrolase family protein, translating into MNRKSKVPLVAICCCLREIGSGTAHTVRERYIEGLLEGAGVAPVLLPAIGEGAHVETWLERIEGLVLTGSPSNVEPFHYGGGEPLDRHLRDPARDSTTLPLIRAAVARGLPLLGICRGIQELNVALGGSLHQRVHEVPGRIDHRSNKTVPADERYLDAHLVSLRPGGLLERITGLTGRVAVNSLHAQAIDRLAEPLVIEAQADDGTIEAVSLSQPKGFVLAVQWHPEYQVRSHPFNLALFEGFGNACRGAAVHRD; encoded by the coding sequence ATGAATAGAAAATCTAAAGTTCCTCTTGTGGCGATCTGCTGCTGTTTGCGTGAAATCGGCAGTGGTACCGCCCACACTGTGCGCGAGCGCTACATCGAGGGACTGCTTGAGGGCGCCGGTGTTGCGCCGGTGCTTCTGCCGGCCATCGGCGAGGGTGCCCATGTCGAGACCTGGCTTGAGCGCATCGAGGGATTGGTGCTCACGGGCAGTCCTTCCAATGTCGAGCCCTTCCATTATGGTGGTGGAGAGCCGCTCGACAGGCATCTGCGCGACCCGGCCCGCGATTCAACCACGCTGCCGCTGATCCGTGCGGCGGTCGCGCGTGGCCTGCCCTTGCTGGGCATCTGCCGCGGCATTCAGGAACTCAATGTCGCCCTGGGCGGCAGCTTGCATCAGCGCGTGCATGAGGTTCCGGGTCGTATCGACCACCGCTCGAACAAGACCGTTCCGGCGGACGAACGCTATCTCGATGCTCACCTTGTCAGCCTGCGGCCGGGCGGGCTTCTCGAACGGATCACCGGACTGACCGGGCGCGTTGCCGTCAATTCGTTGCACGCGCAGGCAATCGATCGCCTGGCCGAACCGCTGGTTATCGAGGCGCAGGCGGATGACGGTACCATCGAGGCCGTATCGTTGAGTCAACCCAAAGGCTTCGTGCTCGCGGTTCAGTGGCATCCGGAGTATCAAGTCCGCAGTCACCCCTTCAACCTCGCCCTTTTCGAGGGGTTCGGGAACGCCTGTCGGGGCGCGGCCGTACATCGGGACTGA
- a CDS encoding glutamine synthetase: MVDLESWLKERRITEVECIVADINGVARGKILPGYKFIKSTRDDSLRLPESIFIQTVTGDYPEGDVIDPTDRDVRLRADPSTIRVVPWYDEPTAQVIADCFHHDGDPVEISARFVLRKVLELYAARGWRPVVAPELEFFLTRVNADPDYPLEPPIGRSKRAETARQSYGIDAVNEFDPVFEDVYDWCEAQALDVDTLIHEAGAAQMEINFNHGDPLELADQAFLFKRTLRQAALKHDIYATFMAKPMEGEPGSSMHVHLSIYDAGTGDNLFAGNGEEAYSPLFLSFIAGLQKYLPQAMPLLAPNVNSYRRLRRWSTAPINVHWGWENRTVGLRVPASTPEARRVENRIAGADANPYLAIAASLACGYLGMVDGLEPTDPITGSAYRLAQTLPQQMPEGLKKLNSSTPLKECLGEQFVKVLLAVKLAEHDAYQSVISSWEREHLLLNV; the protein is encoded by the coding sequence ATGGTTGACCTGGAAAGTTGGCTGAAGGAACGACGCATTACGGAGGTCGAATGCATCGTTGCCGATATTAACGGGGTTGCGCGGGGCAAGATCCTGCCCGGCTACAAGTTCATAAAATCTACTCGGGATGACAGTCTCCGACTGCCGGAAAGCATCTTCATCCAGACGGTGACCGGCGATTATCCCGAAGGAGACGTCATCGACCCCACCGATCGCGATGTGCGGTTGCGCGCCGACCCGTCGACGATCAGGGTTGTCCCATGGTATGATGAGCCCACGGCGCAGGTAATTGCCGACTGTTTTCACCATGACGGCGATCCGGTGGAGATTTCCGCACGTTTCGTGCTGCGCAAGGTTCTGGAGCTGTATGCGGCGAGGGGCTGGCGACCGGTGGTCGCCCCGGAGCTTGAATTCTTCCTCACGAGAGTCAATGCCGATCCGGACTATCCGCTCGAACCGCCGATCGGCCGTTCAAAGCGCGCCGAGACCGCAAGGCAGAGCTACGGCATCGATGCCGTCAACGAGTTCGATCCGGTATTCGAGGATGTCTATGACTGGTGCGAAGCGCAGGCGCTGGATGTCGATACGCTGATCCACGAAGCTGGTGCTGCGCAAATGGAGATCAACTTCAATCATGGAGATCCGCTGGAGCTGGCCGACCAGGCCTTCCTGTTCAAGCGGACGCTGCGCCAGGCGGCGCTCAAGCACGACATCTACGCCACCTTCATGGCCAAGCCGATGGAAGGCGAGCCGGGCAGTTCGATGCATGTGCACCTGTCGATCTACGATGCGGGGACAGGCGACAACCTGTTTGCCGGGAATGGCGAAGAAGCCTATTCGCCATTGTTCTTGAGTTTCATCGCCGGGTTGCAGAAATATCTGCCGCAGGCGATGCCGTTGCTGGCCCCCAATGTGAATTCCTATCGTCGTCTGCGCCGCTGGTCGACCGCCCCTATCAATGTCCACTGGGGCTGGGAGAACCGCACGGTCGGCCTGCGTGTCCCGGCATCGACGCCTGAAGCGCGCCGCGTCGAGAACCGTATCGCAGGAGCCGACGCCAATCCCTACCTCGCGATTGCAGCATCTCTGGCCTGCGGGTATCTGGGCATGGTCGATGGACTCGAGCCCACCGACCCGATCACCGGCAGTGCCTATCGCCTCGCCCAGACACTGCCGCAGCAGATGCCCGAAGGGTTGAAGAAGCTGAACAGCTCCACACCGCTGAAGGAGTGTCTGGGCGAACAGTTCGTCAAGGTGCTATTGGCAGTGAAGCTCGCGGAGCACGACGCCTATCAGAGCGTCATCAGCTCCTGGGAGCGCGAGCACCTGCTCTTGAACGTATGA